The DNA sequence TGTAGCAGTTCCTGCATGAAGAACCTGGACGTTATCAAGTTCCCTGACTGTTTCAAGTCCCGAAATTTCAAATCCCTTTTCATATTTATCAGGGTAACCCTTAGAGGTCATAACAACACAAATAGAAACACCCTTACTCCATTCAATTTCTATATTCTCTAAGGTATTTGTTGCAGTTGATAAGAGAAGCGGAACTAAATCGGTCTTCATTCGCATGAGAAGAACCTGAGTTTCTGGGTCACCAAACCTGGCATTAAACTCAAGGACCTTTGGTCCAGTGCTGGTAATCATTAATCCTGCGTAAATGACACCTTTGTATGGCCGACTCTCTCTCTTCATGGCGTGCACAATGGGTACGAGGATATTTTCCTCTATATAAAACTGTAGCTCACGGGTAATTATTGGTACAGGTGAATATGCACCCATCCCGCCAGTATTGGGTCCTTTATCTCCATCGTTAACCGCTTTATGGTCTTGTACCGATGAGAGAGGAAGAATTGTTATTCCATCGGTAAGAACAAGGATTGATACTTCTTCTCCTGAAAGGAATTCTTCAATAATAACTTTATCCCCTGCGGGCCCAAAAATCTTATTCTCCAGAATATCATCTATACATTTATTTGCTTCTTCCAATGTCTTGCATACGAATACACCTTTTCCTTTGGCTAGCCCATCAACTTTAACAATCAAAGGAAACTCGCACATCGATACATGCTTTTTTGCTTGTGTTGAATCTTCGAATACCTTAAAGTCTGCCGTTGGAATACCATGTTTTTTCATAAGATTTTTTGAGAAGACCTTACTTCCCTCAATAATCGATGCACGCTTATTAGGTCCAAATATTGTGAGGTTTCCCTCATTAAATCTATCTACGATACCCGCTACAAGCGGGTCTTCCGGGCCAACAACGGTCAAATCTATTTTTTGTTTGAGTGCGAAACTATAAAGACCTTCTATATTTTCTACTCCGATATCTACACATTCAGCAATTTCTGCAATTCCAGGATTTCCCGGGGCGCAGAATATTTTTTTTACCATGGGTGATTGCGCAATCTTCCATGCAAGGGCATGTTCTCTTCCCCCGCTTCCAATAATCAATATTTCCATCTGATTTACCACCTTAGTTATTTCTTAAACAAATCTACATTTTTAATCTTTAAATTGTACAAAATGTTTTATGAAAATAAAAACTTTTTATTCTTTAATAGATTGGTATTGACTCTGTAGTATATTATAGTTACAATAATTAAGCTATTACTTAGGCACATTTATAGAAAGTATACATAAAACTAATTTTTACATAGTGATGGACGCGGGGTAGAGCAGTCTGGTAGCTCGTCGGGCTCATAACCCGGAGGCCGTGGGTTCAAATCCCACCCCCGCTACCAATCTAAATAAGGGCTTAGAGGTTTCCTCTAGGCCTTTTTTATTAGAATCTTCTAACAATCTTCTAACACTTTCTGGACTCGAAAAGCTACCAGACTGCTCCACAAAACCAAGAATACTGTCAAGTTTCCTGGCCTGCTCCGAATTAACCTCTTTTATTAAGTGTCCATACCTATCAAGTGTTGTCTGTATCGAGGAATGTCCTAATTGGTTCTGGATATACTTAATATTCTGTCCTTGTTCAATTCTTAATGTAACATTAGTATGTCTGAGGTCGTGGAAACGAACTTGCCTAATATTAGCTCTTTGTAATGCTGGTAAAAATTGCCTCTTTACTAGAGAATCAGGATCAAGAGGTTTACCATCAGAATTACAAAATACCAGGTCTAATTCACTAATAGGATTGGTAAATTTGTGTTTTCTAAGTTCCATAGATAAGTAAGGGCTCATATCAATATTTCTCATAGATGTTTTTGTCTTAGGATTGATAAACTGTCCTTTCCAAAGAGAACGTTTTACATGGATTTGATTATGATTCCAATCAATATCACCCCATTGCAAGCCTAAAAGTTCTCCTCTTCTCATACCTGTTAGAATAGCTGTTAGAAAGAAAGCCTTATATTTAGGCCTTGCATGTTCAAGGAATAGATTAATTTCTTCTGGTGAGAGTACATCCATTTCTTCTCTTTCTATTCTTGGGCGCTCCACATATTCAGCAGGATTAGCCTTTAAATATCCCCATCTAACAGCATGTTTAAACATCTCTTTCATGGGAACAAGTTCATTAATAACTGTTTTTGGTTTTACTTTTTCAAGTCGCATAGCCACGTATCTTTGAAGCATACCAGTGTTGATTCCTGCTAAAAGATAATCACCCATAACAGGTATCAAATGATTATGGACTATATCTTCATAGCTTCTTAACGTTGATGGTTTAGTCTTTGTCTTAGCATAGGAATTAATCCATAATTCAGAAAATTCAGCAAAGGTAATTTTCTTAATTTCCTTATAAGTACCGTTATGGACTTCCCCCATTAATTCAGAAAGTTTTTCTTCTGCATCCCTTTTAGATTTACCAGCAGGTATCCATTTTTGCTTTCTTTCACTTGTTTTCGAGTCAAAAATCCTAAAGACGATATAGTAAGACTTTCCTTTTTTATGAATACTCCCTGTCATATTATTCTTTCTCCTTTCTCATTTTTCCCTTTTTCTTTACAAATTTGTGTTTTGTTGTATCTGCACCTCCTTTCTCTCCGTTGAGAAATTGTTTTAGATTTTCTTCTGTTATGTGCCATTCAGTACTTAATTTCTGGCCTTTAAGCCTACCTTTATTAAACCAATCTCTAATTGTTCTTTCAGTGGCTCCAAGCGCATCGTGAAGATCTTTAACTGAATATAATTTTATATCCCCGATTTGTTTAACCATTGCTAAGTCCTTTTTAATATTTGCCATTTCTTGTATATTTATAGCTTATATTACGTATATTATCAATTATCTTATGTATAATCTGTTAATGAGGCGCCTAATATTAATTAGTAAGAAATTAAATATCAAGTTTTAAGCTTGTAGGTTCGGATAATTTTTTGTAGTATTTGTTAACTTTTTAATTTTTTCATTTCCTATTTTTTCTAACCATTCATCAACTTTTGATTTTCTGAATCGAGGATATTTGCCAACTTTATAAAATGGAATGCTATTTTGATGTATTTTTTCGTATACCCATTGCTTTTTTACCCTTAAATATTCAGATAAATCTTTTACATCAAAGATAGGATCATCTCCGTTATGCTTGCTATTATTTGATAGCATCGGCTTGAGAAATTCCACAACCTTTTCTGCTATCAATTGAATTTCTCTCGGTTCAAACTCTGACTTCATGTTAGAATCTCCTCTAGTTTAGTGCGTTTTTTTGAGAAATTCCGATAGCTTTTTTATGATTACAAGATTTATCTGAATTTACCTTGTTATACCTTTTCTTTTTCAAATTTATCTTGGTTTTTAAATAATCTTCATCATTACGGTATGTATAAGAACCCTTAACTTTCCCCTTAAGATAGCTTATCGCTTCTACAAAATATTTCCTTACTATTTCTTCATTGACACTATCGTGTCCTTCTCTTGCCGCATAGGCAGTTAAATAACCAACGCCATTTTGAAATAATGTTTTATCACTAGGGATCCTTGATCTATCTACCTCCCTTTTTATACCCATACAAACTCCTTCCATAAAACGTACCTTCTGGATTTCTTCCCATAAGGGGTTTATCTTCCATCGTGTTCTGTTTGCTGTCTTATCATCAATAGCAAGCCTTAACCAATCATGAGTACAATATCTCCAGACATCATTAATTTTCTCTAAAACATCCGAGAATTTTTTTATAGTCATTTGTCCCAAAAATTCCCTTCTAAGTTGAAACTCAACCCTCCATACCCTTTGTTCTTTATCCCAACCCTGCTTTTCCCAAATTTCTTTAAGGTAATATTTATGACTCTTTTCTATCTCTATGGTTTTATCATATAACCTTGCAGAAATTTCACCGCCTTGACCTATTGACCAGCCGGTAAATTTATCTCTTTTCCATCGTTTAAGAGTATCTTCTGCCCTAGTTATCCATTCGCATTTTTCAATCTTTTCCAAATCCATATCCGTTACACAATCAACAAAGAAATCAGCCCTGCTAATTATTTCTTCTTCTATTACGATAACTAATTTATTAACTATTTCCCTTAATTTATACATTGCATAATAAGGGCCAACACAGTTTAAGAGTTCACTTGATATTTGAACATATATAGGAGGTACTATTTTCCTTTTACTGGCAGAAACCTGGATATGATACCAATTGTCTACTAAAATATATGAATACCACTTATTCCCCTTATCTTTTATTTCAAAGTCATGTTTTTCAAGGGTCATCATTGCTAATACTTGTTCTTTCTCATTATCAGATTGAGCAAGCTTCTTTTTTTCTTCAAAAAATTCCTTTAACCCTTCTTTCAATGTACCTTTAAACGATACATACAAGCTATCTATCCCTTTAAAAACCTCTCTAAATTCCATCTTTAATCCTCCTAACATGTAATTGCGGGGTTCTGTGTTACTAGGCACCGAACCCCTATGAGTGCCAATAGGCTGCCGGCTAATCATTAAAGCAGCGGCAGCCATTTTCCTCCTTTTTGCCTTAATAGTGGATACCCAATTATGTTTTTCAATCCTTGTCCTGCAATCCCAATAAACATTCACTTGCGCCCACATATTCTCATAACAGCGTACTTGCTATTCCTTCGGGCAGTACGCCCAGAGAATGGCGCAAGCAAATTGGAGGACAAGGATTGAAAAACGCTTGATGTGTTTCATGAAACAGTATCATAAATTCTCTTTTCGTATGTAGTACGTGTTTCGCTTCGCTTGCCGCACAGCTCTCGCTCCGCTCAACACGTACCATACGCTTAACGAATCATTAACAAGGGTCTGTTTTTTAAAACTGCTTATATTCATCCCTTAATTTCTATCTTGCCAATATCCTACCCAATAATTACACCATTTCGTATTTGGTTACCTTATCAATGAAATATCATTCTCACTTTTATATGATGTCCTTACACTTAAAAAGAAATTTGCAAATGAGTCCCATATTTTCCTTCCCTCTTCGCTTCGTACAAAACACTACGCTCTGAGAGAAGGGTAACGTCTTTTCCTTCAATCAATCTTTTATTTGTCTTCCATCACAGCCTTCTTTAAATTTCTACAAGACAGAAAATTAAAGAAGGCTGTGATCGGTTTACTTGCACGTATTCTATTTGCTTAAAGTAGGTATGTTTTCTCCATTTTTTCCGAAAAATTCCAATAAAAAAAGCCGATACTATTGTTGTGCTTTTAACCCAATCACCCAATAATAATCGGCTTCTTTTACCCTATTATATTCTTTAAATTTTATCTATTATGAAATTATCATACCCTATAAATTTTCTCTTTAATTTCCCTTATCTATATCTATTTTCATTTATCCTTATCATTTTACCCTATTATCAATTTAATCTTATATCCTATTATTTCATCTTGCTATTTCATTTTATCCTTATTCTTTTCTCACCCTATATCATCACAATTTAGAAATTTATTTAATTTCACAGTTGGGATCAATAGATTAAAGTACCTCTTACAGTAATATCTGTAAGAGATAATCAAATTTTTTAAAGTTCTCTTATATCATAAATCTAACTCCTTTTCTTTTACATCTATGTATCTTTTGCATTTTAAATTTGTACAACTACAGTAGTTTATTTTAATCAGCATTTTGGGCACTTGCTTTAACCTTATTAATTAATTGCATAAGCATATTTCCCACATCCCCGGATAGCATTTTGATAGCCTTTGTATTACCCGCTGTAAGAGCTTCAAATAATACTGCATTTCTGATATACTGGGCATTACTTACTCCCCATTTAGCAGCTCTTTCTTCAAGAATTTTATGCAATTCCGGGCTTATCTTAACTACCATAACTTGTTCTTTTGCTTCTTCTTTTTCCTTCATAAAACTCCTTACTTATTTTACTTCTCTAAACGTAATCTAAACTTTTTTGCACATTCTAAACTATTTCTAAACTTTGTCAATATGATTTTTTTCTTCTTATAGACAAATTTATTATATCTCCCTTGCCGTGCTTCGTTACGCTCGCGCATCGCTACCGCTACACGAAGCACGTAACTACTGAGTATAATACTATTGAAATGGTCTTTTAAATCCTCTAAAATCTATGCAAGAAAGACTAGGATTATTTATCTTTTTACAAAAGAATTTGTTTAAAAGGTTTTAACACCGATTTTTTCTACATACTATGATTGGTTCGTTTCCATTTTATTATTTAACAATCAGTCTATCATCCATATATAGAAAGTAATCTCAATAGCTCTTCCCGCAATGTACCTAGGCCTATTTGTAATTTTCGGGAGCATAGGAATTAATAATTTAGGATAGTTTAAGCCTCAATCCAGCGACAACTTTAAATTTTGACTTAAGAATTACCACGAAAGGCTTGCATTTACTGGGCAAAAGAGCTACGAGCGCAAATTGACATATTTCACCTAAAAGGTGAAAACTAATATTTCAAAAATACCAGTATTTTGGCTGAACATATGACGATTTTTAATAATTGTCTCTGGATTGAGGTTTAAGCTTTTCTTAACTATCCTCCATATTAGCTATCCTTTACATGGACTAACTCAGTCATCTCTTCTCTCTTTGGAAATATGAATGTTCTTATTTGCCTTGCTTCTCCATGATCATATCCAATAATAAGCAAAATTGGCTCTTGGCAATTGTAATTTTCTTCTCTTGAAATTCTTACCATTTGGTTGATATCGTCTGAACTAGGCTTAATATTTTTTTCAGGATGGTAATGCCATTCCCCTAGGTAGTAACACCTTTTTATTTCCTTCCATCTAAGGATAAGCAATCGTTTGAGGCCAGCAGTCCCTCTGTAAAACCATATATAACCACTTCTTGAATCCTTAGGTGGAGGTGTTGCTTCCTTGACAATAGCGGTAATCAAATCATCTGTGTAGTATCCAATGAGGATCCCTCCAATTTCTTTATTTACTGCCTTTTCACAATTACACAAAATATTTTTCCATGCTTTAGATGTAAGTATGATACTATATCTTCCGTCATTAGTGCTCCATTTCAATGAAGATTTCTTCACATTTTACCTATTTTGTTAACTTATTCGTCGGAATCCCTTAAAACTATTGTTATCATTCTCTTGCTCATATACAATAAACTGCGTTGCAACAGGTCGTTTTTCAATAACCTCTTCTATAACCTTTATGGCAGAGGCTGAGGCAAGCATAATATCGTCATATCGGGCAGGAAAAAGTGGTGACCAGCATCCAGGCCCTTCAAGCGTTTCCCCTTGTTCATACATAACTGTTGCTTCTTTATGTATCCATGGATGTAGTCTCTTCTTAAATTCCATGGCGGAGAAACTATGTTCATCATTGATAAATATAAATAGTCGTCTACCCTTAAAACCAAGCGATAAAGAAACAAATATTTTAGGAATTGGCCACCATCCTAAGGATAATGATTCTAGTACTTCATCTGATGCCGTACAGTCGATAACGAGGTTAATACCCTCAAGTAGTTCTTCAACCTCTTTCTTAGTATTTGGAAACTGTCTGTCATCAGCTACTATATTAACGGAAGGGTTTACTACAACAAGATGTTCCCTAAGTGCTTTTGCTTTATTAACATCTAAATCCCTGAATGTTAGTATATGGCGAACAAGATTCCCTGCCATCAATTCATCGTTATCCATAATCATAATATTTTTGGTTCCACCACGAACAAGAAACTCTGCAATTGCAGAGCCTAAAGCCCCAACACCAATTATCAATATACGCATTTCTCTCAATGTTTGAACCATCCGTCCTCTTGCTTGGAGTCGATCAGAATGCCAATTATGGGTCAATATATAATTAATTTTTTCATTATCGGAAAAAACTGTAGTTCTATCATGATACCACCATCCTTTTTCATTATTTCTAAATCCATTGCGTGGCTTAGCAAATTTTTTTAATTGTGGAATGAGGATTGAATACCAGTGTATCTCACAATTAACGTCACCTTTTCGCAATGGAATTGGATATCCAATCAATAAAATTTGTTCTTGTTTTTCCCGTATTCTTCTTGCAATTATCTCCAACCCATTATCAACATTAACACCTAATTTTTTACCAATTTGGCGAAGCTCTTTCCATGTAGCTGGGACTTCCCAAGGATCGAGTACAATTGGGCTATCCCATCTCCACCAAATTCCAACTTTTTTCCCCTTACGCTCATGTTCTGTATTTACTCCTAATAGAAAAGAAGCTCTTCTAATAAAATTTCCTTTTAAATCCTTGAATTCTATAGCAATAAGAGTTTTGCCATCAAAAAAAATATTAAAAATCACCTCACCAATTCTGCTATTATTTGAAAGCCAAGTGGCATAAAATTCTGGACCTTCATCATGGACAACTTTAAGTGGTAGAGTTAATCTTGGGTACTGGGGAAGTTCAAAAGGATCTCCATCTTTCACAAGATTGTTTCTAACAGCAGCATATAACCATGCAAGTGCTCTTTCTATATGAACTCGTAATCGTGTATCTGCGTCGCCTATTGGGTCTGTATTTTGCCATAGAAAATTGAGATTCCGTATAGGGGAATCAGTACATATTTTTCCGGTCCGCCAAGGAACGTCTTCCTTACCTTCTTCATTTCTTTGCTGATGAGGAAACGTTGCTTTAATACCACCAATCTTACTTGGATATATTTCAATTGTTCCAAGTGGATACGCTTCATGGATAAGCACACACCAAGTTGTAGTTATTGGTATAAAATTAGAATCATCCTCAATCGACAAACGTACCCTTAATAACCATGCTTGTTTTTCTGTAAAAAAAAGTGGTTTTTCTAATACCTCACAACATTGAATTCCAGCTAAAGCTCTGATACCTGACAGCAACTCTTTGCTTGGTTCACTATCCTTTACAGTCATGCAAAGCGACTTCCTGTTGGTATAGCATAGCGATCGGGAGTCGTAAAACTACTTTTCTTATTTCCACTATTATCTGGTGGTTCTGGAAAACGTTTCCCCAGAAGTTTCATCCAAAGATTCCCACTCTCCAATCGGTCGTTAGAGTCAAGGGCCTTTCTAGCAATCTGTGCTCCTTCTTTTACTTGATCATAAAAGGTTGCAAAATCTTTCGAGGTTATACGCTTAAAAACATCATGTTCTGGTACACCATAGTCACAAAGAGTAGGTTTCGATCCCAAACGGACTATTACTTGATATTTTGAAATAATATTTTCTAATGTAATTGTAATGCCTTCAGCAACTGAATTTATATCATCCGGACAGCATTCTCCAACTAAACGCTCAAGAGGAAATCCTTTTGGTTGTTTTGGTTCCTCATAGTTTTCAAGTCGCCACCATTTTATTGCTTTAACTACGTTAACAAAATGTTTATTACACCGTGCATTCTTATCTCTTGTCCATTGAATTTGAGCCAAGGGATGCGTTGATTCCCAGCGATTTACTTCACGGTCAGGAATGCGTAATGGGCTTGTCTTCCATTCTTCTTGCTTCTTTGCTTTCTCAAGTAAGGCGCTTGCGTTAGTTTTCAAACGAAAAGGAATATCTACCCAGTACTCATTTAATCTCCAATCTTGAGTCTCATGAATATCATAATTTGTTTTCACCGCCGCTGACTTGTAAATAACTTTGTCAGATTCTGAAGGTGCAGAGGTTATCACTAGGTCAAGGTCGACATACGAGAGATCAATGCCAAATGAACGCCCTTGCTTTTTGTACTTGCCTTTATAATACTTTTCAAGAAAGGGTGTGAACTTATCCATGGCTTTGGTAGGGGCATATTCTTCCTCTTTTAGGTTTGTCACTACAATAATATCAACATCGGCCCGTTTATCGCCTTTTGGTCTAACTGCAGTATAGCGACGGTAGCTACCTTGAAGAAAATCACTCACAACAATTTTTTTGAGTTCCTCATCATTTTTCAAGCGTTCTCGAAGTGTTTCGTGCCCTGTCTTCAGATCATTGATTTGCTTATCAGTTAAGCGAATTTCACTAAGAAATATCTCAAAATCAGTCTTTAGTTCCATAGCTCCCTCCAAAAAATTTAATGTGAAAAGGGGAGCCGAAAGCTAGGTACATATGTACGGCCTTGCTCACCCTCAAAATCGAATTCATAAAGCTGAATTATTCCCAATGCAAATCTGTATCTCCCAAGGAAGAATATTAATCCATTAGGTGCAGCAGCGAAGATATGGGTCAATCCATGCAATTTACTTTTGTTATTAACAATTTCTTGCATAGCTAACTCTGCAAGGCAAACTGCATGATTGGCTCCGGTAATGCTTGATGCCCCTAAGTTCGATTCAGGACGAAGTTTTACAATAGATCGAACCTGTACTTTATGTGATGTAAGGTAATTTTCCACGTCGTCAAAAATATCATGTGTCACTGAAATAGCCAGTGCAATATCAGAAGATTCTGAATTTAGTTGAATGACTTCCTTTTTCCATTTCCATCCATCGAGGAAACGATCCCCTGATGGTTTCCAAGCTACCGTTTTTATTCCTTTTTGTATAGGATAGACATTAGCCCCTGATTTCTGGTCTAGTTCGTAACCAGCAAGAAAAGCAAGTGAACTGTGACAGTCAAGAAGTAAATGATTTTC is a window from the Candidatus Jettenia sp. genome containing:
- the purD gene encoding phosphoribosylamine--glycine ligase, which produces MEILIIGSGGREHALAWKIAQSPMVKKIFCAPGNPGIAEIAECVDIGVENIEGLYSFALKQKIDLTVVGPEDPLVAGIVDRFNEGNLTIFGPNKRASIIEGSKVFSKNLMKKHGIPTADFKVFEDSTQAKKHVSMCEFPLIVKVDGLAKGKGVFVCKTLEEANKCIDDILENKIFGPAGDKVIIEEFLSGEEVSILVLTDGITILPLSSVQDHKAVNDGDKGPNTGGMGAYSPVPIITRELQFYIEENILVPIVHAMKRESRPYKGVIYAGLMITSTGPKVLEFNARFGDPETQVLLMRMKTDLVPLLLSTATNTLENIEIEWSKGVSICVVMTSKGYPDKYEKGFEISGLETVRELDNVQVLHAGTATKDGKIVTNGGRVLGVTAIGKDIQEAQKTVYRAIQNITFEGAHYRRDIGAKAMYRKS
- a CDS encoding Mov34/MPN/PAD-1 family protein encodes the protein MKWSTNDGRYSIILTSKAWKNILCNCEKAVNKEIGGILIGYYTDDLITAIVKEATPPPKDSRSGYIWFYRGTAGLKRLLILRWKEIKRCYYLGEWHYHPEKNIKPSSDDINQMVRISREENYNCQEPILLIIGYDHGEARQIRTFIFPKREEMTELVHVKDS
- a CDS encoding helix-turn-helix domain-containing protein, with protein sequence MANIKKDLAMVKQIGDIKLYSVKDLHDALGATERTIRDWFNKGRLKGQKLSTEWHITEENLKQFLNGEKGGADTTKHKFVKKKGKMRKEKE
- a CDS encoding helix-turn-helix domain-containing protein; the encoded protein is MKSEFEPREIQLIAEKVVEFLKPMLSNNSKHNGDDPIFDVKDLSEYLRVKKQWVYEKIHQNSIPFYKVGKYPRFRKSKVDEWLEKIGNEKIKKLTNTTKNYPNLQA
- a CDS encoding ThiF family adenylyltransferase, whose protein sequence is MTVKDSEPSKELLSGIRALAGIQCCEVLEKPLFFTEKQAWLLRVRLSIEDDSNFIPITTTWCVLIHEAYPLGTIEIYPSKIGGIKATFPHQQRNEEGKEDVPWRTGKICTDSPIRNLNFLWQNTDPIGDADTRLRVHIERALAWLYAAVRNNLVKDGDPFELPQYPRLTLPLKVVHDEGPEFYATWLSNNSRIGEVIFNIFFDGKTLIAIEFKDLKGNFIRRASFLLGVNTEHERKGKKVGIWWRWDSPIVLDPWEVPATWKELRQIGKKLGVNVDNGLEIIARRIREKQEQILLIGYPIPLRKGDVNCEIHWYSILIPQLKKFAKPRNGFRNNEKGWWYHDRTTVFSDNEKINYILTHNWHSDRLQARGRMVQTLREMRILIIGVGALGSAIAEFLVRGGTKNIMIMDNDELMAGNLVRHILTFRDLDVNKAKALREHLVVVNPSVNIVADDRQFPNTKKEVEELLEGINLVIDCTASDEVLESLSLGWWPIPKIFVSLSLGFKGRRLFIFINDEHSFSAMEFKKRLHPWIHKEATVMYEQGETLEGPGCWSPLFPARYDDIMLASASAIKVIEEVIEKRPVATQFIVYEQENDNNSFKGFRRIS